A window of the Phragmites australis chromosome 20, lpPhrAust1.1, whole genome shotgun sequence genome harbors these coding sequences:
- the LOC133902523 gene encoding G-type lectin S-receptor-like serine/threonine-protein kinase At5g35370, with the protein MHPGQRSRSLTPPSVPPSLRAVHSYASWAHPLAPHATQMTPLAPRPLACLGLFLILLCARGADAGSVATELVYPNFTASWYEYIDTGGAFLESKNGAFRAAVFNPGKQQANFYLVVLHAPYGTPVWSANRVSPMTSTGRIQLFAQGLAVSDTNGTVLWSTPSQLRSPVAALRLQDSGNLQLLDAGNVTLWQSFDNATDTLLPGQQLLAGAYLSAARSATDLSEGDYRLGVTAADLVLTWQGATYWRLSNDIRSYKDRNVAVASLSVNASGLFAVAADGALVFRVDLPAANFRVLNLGYDGRLRIKSYALVNSSASLGSDFVAPAVDCDLPLQCPILGLCSPAGNSSTCTCPPLFAASVSTPGACTPGDGSALASPASCRSNSTASVSYLALKSQTAYFATKFDPPTKTGVNHPACRGLCNASCDCLGYFYDNSSLSCYLVQEKQLGSLYWSSSATALGYIKTFNSAHNATRNKANSSSANRSVVPIVLPSIAAFLLVAVIAWYACWRRWKSMNGKKKKAKNTGVKKVHLGRQKSPSRDTGNAEADDDEQDEDIVIPGMPTRFSYMEIAAMTANFGTKIGSGGFGSVYKGELPGGEGLVAVKKLEAIGVHAKREFCTEITIIGNIRHVNLVRLRGFCAEGSRRLLVYEYMNRSSLDRSLFGRTGPVLEWGERMEVALGAARGLAYLHTGCNQKIVHCDVKPENILLADGGQVKIADFGLAKLMSPEQSAMFTTMRGTRGYLAPEWLSNAAISDRADVYSFGMVLLELIHGRKNRGEQANDVAIVGSGEQSDWPSGWSSAAASTPSGTASGGSDNEYFPMVALELHEQGRYLDLVDSRLEGRVDEAESSRAVRVALCCLHEDPALRPSMAAVVRMLEGITPPPEPRVEALGFLRLYGRGYAVPTSLVVMAGTPGSAGGTSSITGGSQLNESLQDMSAPS; encoded by the coding sequence ATGCACCCAGGTCAACGTTCCCGATCGCTTACACCTCCCTCggtccctccctccctccgtgCCGTGCACTCCTACGCTTCTTGGGCGCATCCGCTAGCGCCGCACGCCACCCAAATGACTCCTCTCGCGCCGCGCCCGCTCGCGTGCCTGGGCCTGTTTCTGATCCTCCTCTGTGCCCGCGGCGCGGACGCGGGGTCGGTGGCGACGGAGCTCGTGTACCCCAACTTCACCGCCTCTTGGTACGAGTACATCGACACCGGCGGCGCGTTCCTGGAGTCCAAGAACGGCGCGTTCAGAGCGGCCGTGTTCAACCCCGGGAAGCAACAGGCCAACTTCTACCTCGTCGTCCTGCACGCTCCGTATGGCACGCCGGTCTGGTCGGCCAACCGCGTCTCGCCGATGACCTCGACCGGCAGGATCCAGCTCTTTGCGCAGGGGCTCGCTGTGTCGGACACCAATGGAACAGTGCTGTGGTCGACGCCATCGCAGCTGCGGTCACCCGTCGCGGCGCTCCGGCTGCAGGACAGTGGGAACCTGCAGCTGCTGGACGCCGGGAACGTGACGCTGTGGCAGTCGTTCGATAACGCCACAGACACGCTGCTTCCGGGGCAGCAGCTGCTCGCCGGTGCGTACCTTTCGGCGGCGAGGAGCGCCACCGATCTCTCGGAGGGGGACTACCGGCTCGGTGTGACGGCCGCGGATTTGGTGCTAACGTGGCAGGGGGCCACGTACTGGCGGCTGTCGAACGACATCCGGTCGTACAAGGACCGCAACGTCGCGGTTGCATCCCTGTCGGTGAACGCGTCGGGGTTGTTCGCGGTGGCCGCCGACGGCGCCCTGGTGTTCCGGGTGGACCTCCCGGCAGCCAATTTCCGCGTGCTGAACCTGGGTTACGACGGCCGGCTGCGAATCAAGAGCTACGCGCTGGTCAACTCCTCGGCGTCGCTTGGGAGCGACTTCGTGGCGCCGGCCGTCGACTGCGACCTCCCACTACAGTGCCCAATCCTCGGGCTCTGCTCACCGGCGGGTAACAGCTCCACCTGCACTTGCCCGCCACTCTTCGCTGCCTCCGTGTCAACCCCTGGGGCGTGCACGCCGGGGGACGGCTCAGCGCTCGCGTCGCCAGCCTCGTGCCGGAGCAACAGCACCGCGTCCGTTTCTTACCTCGCCCTCAAGTCGCAGACTGCCTACTTCGCCACGAAGTTTGATCCTCCGACCAAGACCGGCGTCAACCACCCCGCGTGCCGAGGCCTCTGCAACGCGAGTTGCGATTGCCTCGGCTATTTCTACGACAACTCCTCCCTGAGTTGCTACCTGGTCCAAGAAAAGCAGCTCGGCTCGCTGTATTGGAGCTCTTCCGCTACAGCCTTGGGATACATTAAGACGTTCAATTCGGCGCACAATGCTAcaagaaacaaggccaactcgTCGTCggcgaaccgctctgtcgtccCCATTGTCCTGCCATCCATCGCGGCATTCCTTCTCGTCGCCGTGATCGCATGGTACGCATGTTGGAGGAGGTGGAAGAGTATGAACGGCAAGAAAAAGAAGGCCAAGAACACCGGCGTGAAGAAGGTGCACCTAGGTCGTCAAAAGTCTCCGTCGAGAGACACGGGTAATGCAGAGGCTGACGACGACGAGCAAGATGAAGACATCGTCATACCGGGCATGCCGACGCGGTTTAGCTACATGGAAATTGCGGCGATGACTGCCAATTTCGGGACAAAAATCGGCTCCGGCGGGTTCGGCTCTGTGTACAAAGGGGAACTCCCCGGCGGCGAGGGGCTCGTCGCAGTGAAGAAGCTCGAGGCCATCGGCGTGCATGCAAAGCGGGAATTCTGCACTGAGATTACGATCATCGGCAACATCCGGCACGTCAACCTCGTTCGCCTCCGCGGCTTCTGCGCGGAGGGCTCGCGCCGGCTGCTCGTCTACGAGTACATGAACCGCAGCTCACTTGACCGGTCGCTGTTCGGCCGCACGGGGCCAGTGTTGGAGTGGGGGGAGCGTATGGAGGTGGCTCTGGGCGCTGCGCGCGGTCTCGCGTATCTGCACACCGGGTGCAACCAGAAGATCGTGCACTGCGACGTGAAGCCGGAGAACATCCTGCTGGCCGACGGCGGCCAGGTGAAGATCGCAGACTTTGGGCTCGCCAAGCTGATGTCGCCGGAGCAGTCGGCCATGTTCACCACCATGCGCGGCACCCGCGGGTACCTCGCACCGGAGTGGCTCAGCAACGCTGCCATCTCGGACCGCGccgacgtgtacagcttcggcATGGTGCTGCTCGAGCTGATACACGGGAGGAAGAACAGGGGCGAACAGGCCAACGACGTCGCCATCGTAGGCAGCGGCGAGCAGTCGGATTGGCCGTCCGGGTGGAGCAGCGCGGCGGCGTCGACACCGAGCGGCACCGCTAGTGGCGGTAGCGACAACGAGTACTTCCCGATGGTGGCGCTGGAGCTCCACGAGCAGGGGAGGTACCTGGACCTCGTGGACTCGAGGCTGGAAGGTCGCGTGGACGAGGCCGAGTCTTCCCGCGCCGTGCGCGTCGCGTTGTGCTGCCTGCACGAGGACCCCGCGCTGCGGCCTAGCATGGCCGCCGTGGTGCGGATGCTGGAAGGCATcacgccgccgccggagccgcGCGTTGAGGCGCTCGGGTTCCTCCGCCTCTACGGGAGGGGCTACGCCGTGCCGACCTCCCTGGTCGTCATGGCCGGCACGCCGGGCTCCGCGGGCGGCACGTCGTCGATCACCGGCGGCTCGCAGTTGAACGAGTCATTGCAGGACATGTCAGCGCCAAGCTAA
- the LOC133902524 gene encoding mitochondrial phosphate carrier protein 3, mitochondrial-like has protein sequence MPAGTMAPRQPLLPSFLYAPSPSGNGREAPAAMAGAPSEPLGKIEMFSPAYYAACAFGGAAACGVTHAAVTPLDVIKCNIQIDPAKYKSTSSAFGVVMKEQGLRGFFRGWAPTFLGYSAQGAFKYGLYEVFKKQYTDIAGPEYAAKYKTLIYLAGSATAEVVADVALCPMEAVKVRVQTQPGYARGLSDGFPKIVRSEGYAGLFRGLAPLWGRQIPYTMMKFATYENIVEMAYKHLIPTPKDQCSKPLQLGVSFGSGYIAGVFCATVSHPADNLVSFLNNAKGATVGDAVKNLGLWGLFTRGLPLRILMIGTLTGTQWVIYDSFKVMIGVPTTGGAPAPSTIPMEGLTELKASG, from the exons ATGCCGGCCGGGACGATGGCACCGCGCCAGCCGCTGCTCCCGAGCTTCCTCTACGCGCCGTCGCCGAGCGGGAACGGCAGGGAGGCGCCTGCGGCGATGGCGGGGGCGCCGAGCGAGCCGCTCGGGAAGATCGAGATGTTCTCGCCCGCGTACTACGCGGCGTGCGCCTTCGGCGGGGCCGCGGCGTGCGGGGTCACGCACGCCGCCGTGACGCCGCTCGACGTTATCAAGTGCAACATCCAG ATCGACCCTGCCAAGTACAAGAGCACCTCATCGGCGTTCGGCGTGGTCATGAAGGAGCAGGGCCTCCGCGGCTTCTTCAGGGGCTGGGCGCCGACGTTCCTCGGCTACAGCGCGCAGGGTGCGTTCAAGTACGGCCTCTACGAGGTCTTCAAGAAGCAGTACACGGACATCGCCGGCCCGGAGTACGCCGCCAAGTACAAGACCCTAATCTACCTGGCCGGCTCGGCCACAGCCGAGGTGGTGGCCGACGTGGCACTCTGCCCCATGGAGGCCGTCAAGGTCAGGGTGCAAACGCAGCCGGGGTACGCCAGGGGGCTGAGCGATGGGTTCCCCAAGATCGTCAGGTCTGAGGGCTACGCAGG GCTATTCAGAGGATTGGCTCCCCTTTGGGGGCGACAGATTCCTT ACACCATGATGAAGTTCGCAACATACGAGAACATCGTCGAGATGGCTTACAAGCACCTCATCCCCACGCCGAAGGACCAGTGCAGCAAACCTCTCCAGCTCGGAGTAAGTTTCGGAAGCGGCTACATCGCCGGAGTCTTCTGCGCTACCGTTTCACACCCAGCCGACAACTTGGTCTCATTTCTGAACAACGCCAAGGGTGCCACCGTTGGAGAC GCTGTCAAGAACCTTGGCCTCTGGGGACTCTTCACACGTGGTCTTCCTCTTCGCATCCTGATGATTGGTACCCTGACCGGCACGCAGTGGGTGATCTATGATTCTTTCAAAGTTATGATTGGAGT GCCAACAACCGGTGGAGCGCCTGCTCCGTCTACTATCCCAATGGAGGGGCTGACAGAGCTGAAAGCATCCGGTTGA